One Flagellimonas sp. CMM7 genomic region harbors:
- a CDS encoding tetratricopeptide repeat protein, whose amino-acid sequence MKKLRFCLAAILFAPLWCLGQLQGQERIDSLLAQLNTLEDGIPKIKTLEYLYYAEVYNQPEKGLEYARKSLELSTNLKDWSNIGKAYYHIGVYHKLTASLDSAKYYYNKSLEVWNKHPNIKQEANTLSAIARIDFDQGQVESAIEMEKKVTEIFRQNGFWLNYGNGLGSVGSMYQSKGNYKLAYDYTLKSIKVLDTVPEEPWRDADSYAQLGSIEYNQGNYKEAIIHYEAAQKIYKATNDNIYMGHNFVDMGSVFVELNEYDKAIDMFDKALKIAKEIDVPNMQANSLSNLGMTYSKKKEYSKALGYLLEAEKINKKNNSILNVIANLGETGNAFSLAGQTKKGIDYLNKTIQIADSAGALDLKKQALFYRYQAFKRDNKNNLAFNDIENYLKINDSIFSRDKSRQIEELKTIYETEKKEAEIALQEEEIKTLNEKAKVDRLTKGLYAGGMASALGLFGLSVFGYRQRIKKNRIAREKQEEIYKQEIEHKKKELTSQTLHLVQKNTFIQELKENLENLKSSPEKFKVEFRRIVMLLKKQNASDKDWEVFKSYFSEVHNDFDQKLKTLYPDISEKEIRLAAFLRMNLTTKEIAATLNVLPESILKSKYRLKKKLELDKEMDLTSFLNTL is encoded by the coding sequence ATGAAAAAACTAAGATTTTGTTTGGCGGCAATTCTTTTTGCTCCATTATGGTGTTTGGGCCAACTTCAAGGGCAGGAAAGAATTGATAGTTTACTCGCTCAACTAAACACTCTAGAAGATGGCATTCCAAAAATCAAGACCCTAGAATATTTGTATTATGCTGAAGTCTATAACCAACCTGAAAAGGGATTGGAATATGCCAGAAAAAGTCTGGAACTCTCAACAAATCTAAAAGACTGGTCCAATATAGGTAAAGCATATTATCATATCGGAGTTTACCATAAGCTTACTGCTTCCCTTGATTCTGCCAAATATTATTATAACAAGTCTCTAGAGGTTTGGAACAAACATCCGAATATCAAACAAGAAGCAAACACGCTATCTGCCATAGCTAGAATTGACTTTGACCAAGGTCAAGTAGAAAGTGCCATTGAAATGGAGAAAAAAGTTACGGAAATATTTAGGCAAAATGGTTTTTGGTTGAATTATGGAAATGGTCTCGGAAGCGTTGGAAGCATGTATCAATCAAAAGGCAATTACAAACTCGCGTATGATTACACATTAAAATCCATCAAAGTATTGGATACGGTTCCTGAAGAACCCTGGAGGGATGCAGATTCATATGCTCAACTTGGTAGCATTGAGTACAATCAGGGAAACTATAAAGAAGCTATTATCCATTATGAAGCCGCTCAAAAAATATATAAGGCTACAAATGACAACATTTATATGGGTCATAATTTTGTGGACATGGGTTCCGTCTTTGTTGAGCTAAATGAATACGATAAAGCTATTGATATGTTTGATAAAGCCCTTAAAATAGCGAAAGAAATCGACGTTCCAAATATGCAGGCCAACAGTCTCAGTAACCTTGGGATGACATATTCTAAGAAGAAGGAATATAGCAAGGCATTAGGCTACTTGTTGGAAGCAGAGAAGATAAATAAGAAAAACAATTCGATACTTAATGTTATAGCTAATTTAGGTGAAACTGGCAACGCTTTTAGTCTAGCTGGTCAGACAAAGAAAGGAATCGATTATTTAAATAAGACAATTCAGATTGCAGATTCAGCAGGAGCTCTCGACTTAAAAAAACAAGCCTTGTTTTATAGATATCAAGCATTTAAAAGAGATAACAAAAATAATTTAGCATTTAATGATATTGAAAATTATCTAAAAATTAATGATAGTATTTTCAGCAGGGATAAATCCAGGCAAATCGAAGAACTCAAAACCATCTACGAAACCGAAAAAAAGGAAGCCGAAATCGCACTTCAAGAGGAAGAAATCAAAACCTTAAATGAAAAGGCCAAGGTCGACAGGCTCACTAAAGGGCTTTACGCCGGGGGCATGGCCTCTGCTCTAGGCTTGTTCGGATTGTCTGTCTTTGGATATAGACAGCGTATCAAAAAGAATAGAATAGCACGCGAAAAACAAGAGGAAATCTATAAACAAGAAATTGAGCACAAGAAAAAGGAATTGACTAGTCAAACCTTGCACCTGGTTCAAAAGAACACCTTTATCCAGGAGCTCAAGGAAAATCTGGAAAACCTTAAAAGCTCGCCGGAAAAATTCAAGGTGGAGTTTCGACGTATTGTGATGCTCCTTAAAAAACAGAATGCTTCCGACAAGGATTGGGAGGTCTTTAAATCCTATTTCTCAGAGGTGCACAACGACTTTGACCAAAAACTCAAAACCCTCTACCCCGATATTTCCGAAAAAGAAATCCGTTTGGCGGCCTTCTTAAGAATGAACCTGACTACCAAGGAAATTGCGGCTACTTTAAATGTATTGCCAGAAAGTATCTTGAAATCCAAATACCGACTCAAAAAGAAGTTAGAACTGGACAAAGAAATGGATTTAACTTCTTTTTTAAATACCCTTTGA
- a CDS encoding DUF2339 domain-containing protein has product MTDNQDKINQLLKKLETLQEKQNDFSREINSLSDEINRLKTSEVKTTSEKEEIKKEDSLTNTVSEIVKEETTVEHTTAQQQTITEPLKYSAPKANTPPKIKKDLEKFIGENLINKIGIGITIIGVAIGAKYSIEHDLISPLTRIILGYLAGVGLLGFGIKLKRKYKSYSAVLVGGAIAIMYFMTYAAYSFYDLVPQFFAFALMVIFTAFTVVAAINYNKQVIAHIGLVGAYAVPFLLSDGSGKVAILYTYMAIINVGILIISFKKHWKSLYYSSFGLTWFIFFLWYVSKYQTDEHFGLALTFLSIFFATFYLTFLAYKILQKEKFDIGDILLLLANSFIFYGFGYAILNTHETGEQLLGVFTLCNAIVHFIVSAIIFRQKLADKNLFFLVSGLVLVFITIAVPVQLDGNWVTLLWAGEAALLFWIGRTKNVSIYEKLSYPLMILAFFSIVHDWDTIYGNYYPENPESRVLPFLNINFLTSLLFILAFGFISFLNRNKNYQPALNPEKWTSKIVSYLIPGILIYTLYYSFRIEIANYWDQLFMDSILNVTSEGQQYPNNYWNYDLSDFESIWIINYSLLFVSILSFVNLKKLKNQPLGLMNLGLNTLAIVVFLTQGLYVLSELRESYLEQTLSEYYQRGIFNIGIRYVSFVFFILTLVSCYQYVHQEFIKKNLKIAFDFLLHISVLWIISSELINWLDIAGSTQSYKLGLSILWGSYSLFLIAFGIWKKKKHLRIGAISLFGVTLIKLFFYDISHLDTISKTIVFVSLGILLLIISFLYNKYKHFISNENNS; this is encoded by the coding sequence ATGACCGACAATCAAGATAAAATAAATCAACTCCTTAAAAAGCTAGAGACCCTACAAGAAAAGCAAAACGACTTTTCGCGGGAAATCAATAGTTTAAGCGATGAAATAAATAGACTAAAAACGTCTGAAGTAAAAACAACCTCAGAAAAAGAAGAAATAAAAAAAGAGGATTCCCTAACGAATACGGTCTCTGAAATCGTAAAAGAAGAAACAACAGTTGAACATACAACAGCGCAACAACAGACAATAACAGAACCATTAAAATATTCCGCTCCAAAGGCAAACACTCCTCCAAAAATCAAAAAAGACCTTGAAAAATTTATAGGTGAGAACCTAATTAATAAAATTGGAATTGGAATCACCATAATTGGCGTGGCCATTGGAGCTAAATATTCTATTGAGCACGATTTAATCAGTCCTCTCACAAGAATAATCTTAGGATACTTGGCAGGAGTAGGACTCTTGGGCTTTGGAATTAAATTAAAGAGAAAGTATAAAAGTTATAGTGCGGTACTTGTTGGGGGAGCCATTGCAATCATGTATTTCATGACGTATGCCGCTTACAGTTTCTATGACTTAGTCCCTCAATTTTTTGCATTTGCACTCATGGTCATTTTTACGGCTTTTACCGTTGTGGCAGCAATTAATTACAACAAACAAGTTATTGCCCATATAGGCTTAGTGGGAGCATACGCTGTTCCGTTTTTACTAAGTGACGGCTCTGGAAAAGTGGCTATACTATATACATACATGGCTATTATTAATGTAGGTATTCTAATAATTTCATTCAAGAAACACTGGAAATCGCTATACTATTCTTCGTTTGGACTAACATGGTTCATTTTCTTTTTGTGGTATGTATCAAAGTATCAAACGGATGAACATTTTGGTTTGGCACTTACTTTTCTATCTATATTCTTCGCAACATTTTATCTAACGTTTCTTGCCTATAAAATACTCCAAAAAGAAAAGTTTGACATTGGCGATATTCTGCTACTACTGGCAAATTCATTTATTTTCTATGGTTTTGGATATGCCATTTTGAACACCCACGAAACTGGGGAACAATTATTAGGGGTATTCACGCTCTGCAACGCCATTGTTCATTTTATTGTCAGCGCAATAATTTTTCGTCAGAAACTCGCTGACAAAAATCTATTTTTTCTGGTTTCAGGATTGGTTTTGGTTTTCATTACAATAGCCGTACCAGTTCAATTGGATGGAAATTGGGTAACGTTGTTATGGGCAGGAGAGGCCGCATTGTTATTCTGGATTGGAAGAACTAAAAATGTTTCCATTTATGAAAAACTATCGTACCCCCTAATGATCTTGGCATTCTTTAGCATCGTTCATGACTGGGACACGATATACGGCAATTACTATCCTGAAAACCCAGAATCAAGAGTACTGCCTTTTCTAAACATTAATTTTCTCACTTCCCTCCTGTTCATTTTAGCTTTTGGGTTTATTAGCTTCCTGAACCGAAACAAAAATTACCAGCCTGCATTAAACCCTGAGAAATGGACTTCAAAAATTGTTTCCTATCTAATTCCGGGGATTCTAATTTATACGCTTTACTATTCATTCCGTATAGAAATAGCAAATTATTGGGATCAACTCTTCATGGATTCTATACTTAACGTTACTTCAGAAGGCCAACAATACCCCAATAATTATTGGAATTACGATTTAAGTGATTTTGAATCAATATGGATCATCAATTATTCCTTGTTGTTCGTTTCAATACTTTCTTTCGTGAATTTAAAAAAGTTAAAAAATCAGCCATTAGGATTGATGAATCTTGGCTTAAATACATTGGCAATTGTCGTCTTTTTAACGCAAGGGCTTTATGTTCTTAGCGAATTGCGTGAAAGCTATTTGGAACAAACTTTATCAGAATACTATCAAAGAGGCATTTTTAACATTGGAATTAGGTATGTTTCATTTGTATTCTTTATCCTAACGCTGGTTTCTTGCTATCAATATGTTCATCAGGAATTTATAAAGAAGAATCTCAAGATTGCTTTTGATTTCCTACTGCACATTTCTGTTTTGTGGATTATAAGCAGTGAGTTGATCAACTGGTTGGATATTGCGGGATCCACGCAATCATACAAACTTGGACTAAGCATTCTTTGGGGGAGTTATTCGTTGTTCTTAATCGCTTTCGGAATTTGGAAAAAGAAAAAACATTTACGAATTGGGGCCATTTCATTATTCGGAGTTACACTAATCAAACTTTTCTTTTATGATATTTCTCATCTTGATACCATTTCAAAAACGATTGTATTTGTATCGTTAGGAATATTGCTTTTGATCATTTCATTTTTGTACAACAAATACAAACATTTTATTTCTAATGAAAATAACAGTTAA
- a CDS encoding thiol-activated cytolysin family protein, with protein sequence MKTKHQTSRVFMIMLISVSLLGVISCGSEIEPVEPPVETGGGENPVTETPEEPTPEPENNQDLDAINEAIANLSYDPEQILNVQSTTGTDPTNDRTNKNTDLGWVTECRTIDYNIRSNFEDVVVFDPTIGVIYPGALVIGNGDLLNGAPLPLQVSKAPTKLRVDLPGIGDGGNITVDDPTFQNTQASIDVALEYWNAQIQPQGYEIDADTYFEKTTAYSREQMSLDLGVSTEWSKGSSFESQFDYTKTTEKRVATLLYRQVFYDVVMETPESPAAVFGNDVDLATAQSILSNESPPAYVSSVQYGRIIMMRMETTDTETDVNLEAVLEYKTAKKGATVEINAEYEKIIKESTINVVTIGGNAQVATEVITGSEIEEGKGGLNYVISEGALYSRDNPGAPIGYTVKYLKDNRIAKMGYNTDYRVEKCTTFEYVHKNAKLRKKILVDVRFRFSYKVKGTQTVKETEWEKVNKQNIFFSMAPPEGAHGVNIQFQFWDGVWRTLGEQSLGYLDKEYCYEAYCSKRFLGVCTEYTFQSVNCN encoded by the coding sequence ATGAAAACAAAACACCAAACCTCAAGGGTATTTATGATAATGCTGATAAGTGTATCATTATTAGGTGTAATTTCCTGCGGTAGCGAAATTGAGCCCGTAGAACCACCTGTTGAAACCGGTGGAGGAGAAAATCCTGTGACTGAGACTCCAGAAGAGCCAACTCCTGAACCAGAAAACAATCAAGATCTTGATGCAATCAATGAGGCAATAGCTAACTTAAGCTATGATCCCGAACAAATTTTAAATGTTCAAAGCACGACAGGTACAGACCCGACCAATGACCGAACAAATAAAAACACGGATTTGGGTTGGGTTACAGAATGTAGAACCATTGACTATAACATCCGCTCCAATTTTGAGGACGTAGTGGTCTTTGATCCAACCATAGGTGTAATTTACCCCGGAGCTTTGGTTATTGGGAATGGAGATTTATTGAATGGAGCTCCATTACCCTTGCAAGTTTCCAAGGCGCCGACAAAACTTAGGGTAGATTTGCCTGGAATAGGAGATGGCGGTAATATTACCGTTGATGATCCCACCTTTCAGAATACACAGGCCAGTATTGATGTAGCTCTGGAATATTGGAATGCACAAATCCAACCACAGGGCTATGAAATAGATGCCGATACTTATTTTGAGAAGACTACTGCATATAGTAGAGAACAAATGAGCCTTGACCTTGGTGTAAGCACCGAATGGTCCAAAGGATCATCTTTTGAATCACAATTTGATTATACCAAGACCACAGAGAAAAGAGTGGCAACGCTATTGTATAGACAGGTGTTTTATGATGTGGTTATGGAAACCCCGGAAAGTCCGGCTGCCGTTTTTGGCAATGATGTAGATTTGGCAACGGCTCAGTCCATTCTTTCCAATGAAAGTCCACCAGCCTATGTCAGCTCGGTGCAGTATGGAAGAATTATTATGATGCGAATGGAAACTACGGATACGGAAACCGATGTTAACCTAGAAGCAGTTTTGGAATACAAAACCGCTAAAAAAGGCGCCACAGTTGAAATTAATGCTGAGTATGAGAAAATCATCAAAGAATCGACCATCAATGTGGTGACTATTGGTGGAAACGCACAAGTAGCCACGGAAGTAATCACAGGAAGTGAAATAGAAGAAGGTAAGGGAGGTCTTAACTATGTTATTTCTGAAGGAGCGCTCTACAGTCGTGATAACCCTGGAGCACCAATTGGTTATACCGTTAAGTATTTAAAGGACAACAGAATTGCGAAAATGGGGTACAACACTGACTATCGTGTTGAAAAATGCACCACATTTGAGTATGTCCATAAAAATGCAAAGCTTAGAAAAAAGATCCTGGTTGATGTACGCTTCCGATTCTCCTATAAAGTGAAGGGCACACAGACGGTAAAAGAGACTGAATGGGAAAAAGTGAATAAACAGAACATATTCTTTAGCATGGCCCCGCCTGAAGGGGCACATGGAGTAAACATCCAATTCCAATTCTGGGATGGAGTCTGGAGAACATTGGGCGAGCAATCTCTAGGATATTTGGATAAGGAATACTGTTATGAGGCTTACTGTTCCAAACGCTTTTTGGGTGTTTGTACAGAATATACTTTTCAAAGCGTCAATTGCAATTAA
- a CDS encoding alpha/beta hydrolase, whose amino-acid sequence MQETIKVKIDDLIFDCRTDGDKENELVIFLHGWPETSYMWKKLMSHFSEKGFYCVAPNLRGYSKDACPKGKKHYSLDKLAKDILGISKFLNTQKFHLVGHDWGAIIGWKIVHDYQDRILSWTGISVPHYQAFGKAIVADTEQRKMSQYVKNFQLPYLPEEGIRKDDFKILRKLWKNSEPSEIDDYLKVFRNPKQLTASINYYRSNYTLLKKAAKDTILGDINVPTLFIWGKKDIAIGSYAVNESHQYMKNDYEFIELDSGHWLIQTKYHELENAITKHVLKYQSVT is encoded by the coding sequence ATGCAAGAAACTATTAAAGTAAAGATTGACGATTTAATCTTCGATTGCCGAACTGATGGCGATAAAGAAAACGAATTAGTGATTTTTTTACATGGCTGGCCCGAGACTTCATATATGTGGAAAAAGTTAATGTCTCACTTTTCCGAAAAAGGCTTCTATTGCGTAGCACCTAATTTAAGGGGGTACAGCAAAGACGCTTGTCCGAAGGGCAAAAAACACTATAGTTTAGATAAATTAGCTAAGGATATTTTAGGTATTTCCAAGTTTCTAAATACACAAAAATTTCATCTTGTTGGTCATGATTGGGGAGCCATTATTGGCTGGAAAATAGTTCATGATTATCAAGACAGAATTTTAAGTTGGACTGGAATCTCTGTTCCTCATTATCAAGCATTTGGAAAAGCAATTGTAGCGGATACGGAACAACGTAAAATGAGTCAATATGTCAAAAACTTTCAGTTGCCATATCTTCCAGAAGAAGGAATTAGAAAAGATGACTTTAAAATATTAAGAAAGTTATGGAAGAACAGTGAGCCGAGTGAAATTGATGATTATTTGAAGGTTTTTAGAAACCCAAAACAACTGACAGCATCCATAAATTATTATCGAAGTAACTATACGTTATTAAAGAAAGCTGCAAAAGACACAATATTGGGAGATATTAATGTTCCTACTTTATTTATTTGGGGAAAAAAGGACATTGCGATAGGTTCATATGCTGTCAATGAAAGTCATCAATACATGAAAAATGATTATGAGTTTATAGAATTGGATTCGGGTCATTGGCTTATTCAAACTAAGTATCATGAACTAGAAAATGCCATAACAAAGCATGTATTAAAGTACCAAAGCGTTACATAA
- a CDS encoding DNA mismatch repair protein MutS, which translates to MQSIHPKTLQDLEFPTVLEQVSARCNTELGKETALEVKPIADKELLLKILGQTSEYLASFSNDNRIPNHGFDTINGELKLLKIENTTLEISGFRRIGGICKTVGLHQKFFKKFKEYYPLLFTSTEQLEVNTEIPVAIDNVIDKFGEIRDDASIELHHIRRQINEVRGKINQSFGVALTRCQSLDFLDDIRESVVENRRVLAVKAMHRKKVKGTMMGSSKTGSIVYIVPETTLNFVRELSNLEFEEKEEVQRILNQLTDTMRPYDYLLKQYQNYLIHLDITAAKAKYASDMNALLPEINEKKELFLRDAYHPLLFLTNKLKREKTWPQTIQLHKENRIIVISGPNAGGKSITLKTIGLLQVMLQSGLLIPVHERSTVCLFDKILTDIGDNQSIENHLSTYSYRLKNMNQFLKRCNDKTLFLIDEFGTGSDPELGGALAEAFLEIFYEREAYGVITTHYANLKALADELPHATNANMLFNSKTLEPTFQLILGEAGSSFTFEVAQKNGIPYSLINKAKKKIERGKVRFDATIAKLQKERSKMVQTGSRLQDEETKARDEAERLEKLNAKIKSKLENYQELYDHNQRMIQLGDKINTAAERYFIDNKKRPLISELLRIVETENSKRKKTSAKQAKAKQVQKKQVAQELEQKIVKVRQEKKVEKKKAIQKEKNKPRPVFKIGDRVRLFDGKAVGTIDTLEKNKAAVNYGMFMTNVSIDQLELVEAKK; encoded by the coding sequence ATGCAAAGCATACATCCAAAAACACTTCAAGATTTAGAATTTCCAACAGTATTGGAACAGGTTTCTGCACGCTGCAATACAGAATTGGGAAAAGAAACGGCCCTAGAAGTTAAGCCTATTGCTGACAAGGAACTTTTATTGAAGATTTTAGGGCAAACATCAGAGTATTTAGCATCTTTTTCTAATGATAATAGAATTCCGAACCATGGTTTTGATACTATCAATGGGGAACTGAAGTTATTGAAGATTGAAAACACGACTTTAGAAATTTCTGGGTTCAGGCGAATAGGCGGTATTTGCAAAACTGTTGGGCTACATCAGAAATTCTTTAAAAAATTCAAAGAATACTACCCCCTCCTTTTTACCAGTACTGAACAATTGGAAGTCAATACTGAAATTCCCGTCGCTATAGACAATGTCATTGATAAGTTTGGAGAAATCAGAGATGATGCTTCTATTGAACTGCACCATATACGAAGGCAAATCAATGAAGTTCGCGGCAAAATCAATCAGAGTTTTGGTGTTGCCCTGACTAGATGCCAATCACTGGATTTTCTTGATGACATACGTGAATCTGTTGTTGAAAACCGAAGAGTCTTAGCGGTGAAAGCAATGCACCGTAAAAAAGTAAAGGGAACAATGATGGGCAGTTCCAAAACGGGCAGTATCGTTTACATTGTTCCAGAGACAACCCTCAATTTTGTTAGGGAACTCAGTAATCTTGAATTTGAAGAAAAAGAAGAGGTCCAACGTATCCTAAACCAGCTTACGGATACCATGAGACCTTATGATTATCTTTTAAAACAATATCAAAACTACCTTATTCATTTAGACATTACAGCAGCTAAGGCCAAATATGCTTCTGACATGAACGCCTTGCTCCCAGAAATCAATGAAAAAAAAGAACTTTTTCTGCGAGATGCCTATCATCCCCTACTCTTTCTGACCAACAAACTCAAACGAGAAAAGACATGGCCACAAACCATTCAATTACATAAAGAAAATAGGATAATCGTTATTTCTGGCCCAAATGCTGGTGGAAAAAGCATCACGTTAAAGACAATAGGGCTTTTGCAAGTGATGCTACAAAGTGGTTTGCTTATTCCAGTGCATGAACGTAGTACAGTCTGTCTGTTCGATAAGATATTAACCGATATAGGAGACAACCAGTCTATTGAAAATCATCTAAGCACGTATAGCTATCGTCTTAAGAACATGAATCAATTCTTAAAACGGTGCAATGACAAAACCCTATTCTTAATTGACGAATTTGGAACTGGTAGTGACCCGGAATTAGGTGGTGCGCTGGCTGAGGCCTTCTTGGAAATTTTTTATGAGCGCGAAGCGTATGGGGTTATCACTACACATTATGCCAATTTAAAAGCTTTAGCTGATGAGTTACCGCATGCCACCAATGCCAACATGCTGTTCAACTCCAAAACTTTAGAACCCACCTTTCAATTGATCCTGGGAGAAGCTGGAAGCTCTTTTACTTTTGAAGTAGCACAAAAAAATGGCATCCCCTATAGTTTAATCAATAAGGCCAAGAAAAAGATTGAACGTGGCAAGGTGCGTTTTGATGCGACCATAGCCAAACTACAGAAAGAGCGGTCCAAAATGGTCCAGACTGGTTCCCGGTTGCAAGATGAAGAAACCAAAGCGCGTGATGAAGCAGAACGTTTGGAAAAACTAAATGCTAAAATCAAGTCCAAGCTGGAAAACTATCAAGAATTGTATGATCATAACCAACGGATGATTCAATTAGGTGATAAAATCAATACAGCCGCTGAGCGCTATTTTATAGACAACAAAAAGCGGCCTTTAATCTCCGAGTTGCTGAGAATAGTAGAAACCGAAAACAGCAAACGTAAAAAAACATCAGCAAAACAGGCAAAAGCAAAACAGGTTCAAAAGAAACAGGTGGCCCAAGAGCTAGAGCAAAAAATTGTAAAGGTTAGGCAAGAAAAGAAGGTTGAAAAGAAAAAGGCAATTCAAAAAGAAAAGAACAAACCCAGACCTGTCTTTAAAATAGGAGATCGCGTCCGCCTTTTTGATGGGAAAGCAGTAGGCACTATTGATACCCTGGAAAAAAACAAGGCCGCTGTCAATTATGGTATGTTCATGACCAATGTAAGCATAGACCAGCTGGAATTAGTAGAGGCAAAAAAATAG